A genome region from Gadus chalcogrammus isolate NIFS_2021 chromosome 5, NIFS_Gcha_1.0, whole genome shotgun sequence includes the following:
- the LOC130382737 gene encoding uncharacterized protein LOC130382737, with translation MLSPKSIQGVAKNRRLWQRSSPDTTGPRDEVLKDHFVKGLREGPLKIELERHGRRNPTVTFGALCVEAEAVEKETTRRETLACRAYVAPTTTASHQGPIPPSEWDRLKEALHLELKQEIQSQVSLLGKTIVEDIRSQLQQEPALAPRRQVTEEGSPSETLDKPFLVGQCPEVELMIHGVKIPCVLDTGSQVTLFSYSLFQRCVAPELLQDPERIPWLTLKAANGLRIPYVGYAVLDFVVGGIEVKNKGIVIVEDSCMGTEYGLLGMNVIKDCWEKLFLNGHPGEMAFKSTVPKASVKAWDKAFAICKRIQAPDEPLQVRARLTQQSPISIPPRTEMIVWTDVSPVAGSPDHLVLVENLPDDTGAEERGWRVARTLSWARGGKVPVRICNPQLFPVFLPHRQALATVTSVDPGDVQGRNHLVLRDSTPGVVEVDVRPVCQGPARETPLQGEESTELLPGQSEQFSALLRKWPGVFSAHEEDFGFTTAVHHRIPTGTAPPIRERIEESLTGLHQAEWYSTLDLASGYWQVGVAPPDQEKTAFVTPLGLYEFSRMPFGLCNAPATFQRLMQRCLGDKVHDHLLIYLDDIIIYSPDFETHLRHLEQVFERLQSHGLKLQPKKCQFFQRQVLYLGHVVSGRGVATDPEKTRAVQDWPVPTTVKQVRSFLGFVGYYRRFIASFSKLAAPLNRLLQGTASRSSAPVTWTAECQTAFEFLKQQLLSAPILAFANFNLPFKLYTDASLDGLGAVLAQVQDGKERVIAYASRSLVPAERNDQNYSSFKLELLGMKWAITEKFKDYLWGATFTVFTDNNPLVHLDTARLGATEQRWAAQLANFSYDIKYRPGASNQNADLLSRLPGALSAGVQVTEDRAEATPAEPLTHLGDPEETPWLEWQRQDPDLQQICLWVEVGTLPPDLDKRSLSLQMRQLLREWDRLKMDRGLLMRQVLEPDTGVTGLQIILPPKCCFGLWLEYHRAAGHSGVEKVLSILRRRFFWPGMSRDVRVWTQECPTCLVSKAGPEIRAPLQSIKCSYPFELVGLDYLSLGRPADAFPYILVITDLFSRYALAVPTRDQTATTTVKALWTALIQPFGCPERILTDQGGAFESALMRQLCELYGCTKSRTTPYHPQGNGACERFNQTILGLLSSLDPTDHPRWHHKLPALIQVYNNSVHASTGMTPHFVLFGRHARLPIDMIHGVTPPQRRGDLEEWVHQHHNTLMDAYARVQRNVSRRQAWDQKRSTPARTARLPHSSGRGRRAHSHFASEQPPPMPSRSAGQPAGTRGRPTWGQCGCPASVQSSQFPSAPVPLPSSHHWCLA, from the exons ATGCTGAGTCCGAAGAGCATCCAGGGGGTAGCCAAGAACAGGCGTCT ATGGCAGAGGAGCTCCCCCGACACCACAGGCCCTCGAGACGAGGTCCTGAAGGACCACTTCGTTAAGGGCCTAAGGGAGGGCCCACTGAAGATCGAGCTGGAGCGACATGGCAGACGTAACCCTACGGTGACCTTTGGAGCTCTCTGCGTCGAGGCCGAGGCAGTGGAGAAGGAGACAACCAGGAGGGAAACGCTGGCTTGTAGGGCCTATgtggcccccaccaccacagcctCACACCAGGGACCCATCCCTCCATCGGAGTGGGACCGGCTGAAGGAAGCTCTCCACTTGGAGCTGAAACAGGAGATACAAAGCCAGGTGTCCCTCCTGGGCAAGACCATTGTAGAGGACATACGCAGTCAGTTACAGCAGGAACCAGCCCTGGCCCCTCGAA GGCAGGTGACCGAAGAGGGTAGCCCCAGCGAGACCCTAGACAAGCCCTTCTTGGTGGGCCAATGCCCCGAAGTAGAGCTGATGATCCATGGGGTTAAAATTCCCTGCGTTTTGGACACGGGTTCCCAAGTCACTCTGTTTAGCTACTCCTTATTTCAGCGCTGCGTGGCTCCAGAACTGCTACAAGACCCGGAAAGGATCCCCTGGCTAACCCTCAAAGCCGCCAACGGACTGCGGATCCCCTACGTAGGATATGCAGTGTTAGACTTTGTCGTTGGAGGGATCGAGGTCAAGAACAAAGGGATAGTGATTGTAGAGGACAGCTGTATGGGCACAGAGTATGGCCTTCTAGGGATGAACGTGATCAAAGACTGTTGGGAGAAGCTTTTCCTAAATGGCCATCCTGGGGAAATGGCGTTCAAGTCCACCGTACCCAAAGCCTCGGTCAAGGCGTGGGACAAGGCATTTGCCATATGCAAGAGGATCCAGGCCCCAGACGAGCCCCTTCAAGTAAGGGCAAGGCTGACTCAGCAGAGCCCCATCTCCATCCCCCCACGCACGGAGATGATCGTCTGGACTGATGTTTCCCCAGTAGCAGGCTCCCCTGATCATCTCGTTCTGGTGGAAAACCTCCCAGACGATACCGGAGCAGAGGAGCGCGGTTGGCGAGTGGCCCGGACCTTGAGCTGGGCACGAGGGGGTAAAGTCCCAGTACGTATCTGTAACCCCCAGCTGTTccctgtgtttctcccccacCGACAGGCATTGGCAACCGTTACTTCAGTTGACCCCGGGGACGTCCAGGGGCGGAACCATTTGGTACTACGAGACTCGACCCCaggagtggtggaggtggacgtgCGGCCCGTGTGCCAGGGCCCAGCAAGAGAGACACCactgcagggagaggagagcactGAACTTCTTCCAGGGCAGTCGGAACAGTTCTCAGCCTTGCTACGAAAGTGGCCAGGGGTGTTTTCTGCCCACGAGGAGGACTTTGGTTTTACCACGGCCGTGCACCATCGTATCCCTACCGGAACGGCACCCCCCATCCGGGAAAG GATTGAGGAGTCCCTGACGGGCCTCCACCAGGCGGAATGGTACTCGACGCTGGACTTAGCCAGTGGGTACTGGCAGGTCGGGGTGGCACCCCCTGACCAGGAGAAAACTGCGTTTGTCACCCCACTGGGCCTGTATGAGTTCTCCCGGATGCCTTTTGGTTTGTGCAATGCCCCCGCCACATTCCAGCGACTGATGCAACGTTGCCTAGGGGACAAGGTACACGACCACCTTCTGATATACCTGGACGACATCATCATTTACTCCCCTGACTTTGAGACCCACCTGCGACACCTGGAACAGGTTTTCGAACGCCTCCAAAGCCATGGCCTTAAGCTGCAGCCCAAGAAGTGCCAGTTCTTCCAGCGACAGGTCCTCTACCTGGGACATGTTGTAAGTGGCCGAGGAGTGGCCACCGATCCAGAGAAGACGAGAGCGGTCCAAGATTGGCCTGTCCCCACCACTGTCAAACAGGTACGCTCCTTCCTGGGCTTTGTAGGGTATTATAGGAGATTTATCGCTTCCTTCTCAAAGTTAGCTGCCCCCCTCAATCGCCTTCTCCAAGGGACAGCCAGCCGTTCCTCGGCACCAGTAACGTGGACCGCAGAGTGTCAAACTGCTTTTGAATTCTTGAAACAACAGTTGCTCAGTGCACCCATTCTGGCCTTTGCCAATTTCAATCTACCCTTTAAGCTATACACTGATGCCAGTCTGGACGGCTTGGGTGCAGTACTAGCCCAGGTGCAGGATGGCAAGGAACGAGTGATAGCTTACGCGAGCCGCAGCCTGGTTCCGGCCGAACGCAACGACCAGAACTATAGCTCCTTTAAATTGGAGCTACTCGGTATGAAATGGGCTATAACCGAAAAGTTTAAGGACTACCTTTGGGGTGCAACGTTTACCGTATTCACTGACAACAACCCGTTAGTACACCTCGACACCGCCCGTCTTGGGGCGACCGAACAGAGATGGGCCGCCCAACTGGCCAATTTCTCTTATGACATCAAGTATCGGCCAGGTGCCTCTAACCAAAATGCAGACTTGTTGTCCAGGCTCCCAGGGGCCCTGAGTGCAGGTGTCCAGGTGACAGAGGACAGAGCGGAGGCCACCCCTGCTGAACCCCTGACCCACCTGGGAGACCCAGAAGAGACGCCCTGGTTGGAGTGGCAACGCCAGGACCCCGACCTCCAACAGATCTGCCTCTGGGTAGAAGTGGGCACTCTACCACCGGACCTGGACAagcgttccctctctctccagatgcGCCAACTACTGCGTGAGTGGGACCGACTGAAGATGGACAGGGGTCTCCTGATGAGGCAGGTGCTAGAACCTGATACTGGGGTGACAGGCCTCCAAATAATCCTCCCGCCTAAGTGCTGTTTTGGACTTTGGCTGGAGTACCACCGGGCCGCGGGGCATAGTGGAGTGGAGAAGGTCCTGTCCATTCTAAGACGACGGTTCTTTTGGCCAGGAATGAGTAGGGACGTCCGAGTGTGGACGCAAGAATGCCCTACGTGCCTTGTAAGTAAGGCCGGCCCTGAGATTCGTGCACCCCTGCAGTCAATAAAATGTAGCTACCCCTTTGAACTAGTAGGGCTAGATTACCTATCCTTGGGGAGACCGGCTGATGCCTTCCCATACATCTTAGTTATTACGGACTTATTTTCCCGCTACGCTCTGGCCGTACCCACACGGGATCAGACAGCCACAACCACGGTAAAAGCTTTATGGACAGCCCTAATCCAGCCGTTTGGGTGTCCAGAACGAATTCTGACCGACCAAGGGGGCGCCTTCGAGTCGGCATTGATGCGTCAACTCTGCGAGTTGTATGGCTGTACAAAAAGTCGTACCACCCCGTATCACCCCCAAGGGAACGGGGCATGTGAGCGGTTCAACCAAACAATTCTGGGATTGCTGAGCTCGCTGGATCCCACAGACCACCCGCGATGGCATCACAAACTTCCAGCCCTGATACAAGTTTATAAtaactctgtccatgcaagtacAGGGATGACACCCCACTTTGTTCTGTTTGGACGCCATGCCAGACTACCGATCGACATGATCCATGGAGTGACCCCGCCCCAGCGGCGAGGTGACCTCGAAGAATGGGTCCACCAGCACCATAATACCCTGATGGACGCTTACGCCCGAGTGCAGCGAAACGTCTCCCGCCGGCAGGCGTGGGACCAGAAACG ATCGACCCCGGCCAGAACAGCCCGTCTACCTCATTCGTCCGGAAGGGGAAGAAGGGCCCACTCGCACTTTGCATCGGAACAACCTCCGCCCATGCCCAGCAGGAGTGCTGGGCAGCCCGCAGGTACAAGAGGAAGGCCCACCTGGGGCCAATGTGGATGTCCCGCCTCAGTTCAATCTTCCCAGTTTCCTAGTGCCCCCGTGCCCCTCCCGTCCAGCCATCACTGGTGTCTCGCCTAG